The following are encoded together in the uncultured Sphaerochaeta sp. genome:
- a CDS encoding tripartite tricarboxylate transporter permease — protein MQMLESLLSFIVQIGYLLTDPIGLLVLFGSVIMGIIFGATPGLTATLGVALLTTLTYGMNTSTAMIALMGIYVGGVYGGSYTAILVNIPGTAASAATAMDGYPLACKGFAGRALGLTTTASAIGTFIGMFFVITLSPVISELALQFTSFEFFLLALFGIIISGSLTSPDLVYKGWIAGFLGLFLSVIGRDSLQVYPRFTFGISQLDSGIEVVPVLIGAFGIPQIMSVLKDNFSVTGMKSIGKILPDFKTIFKHIPVILRSSMIGVGIGSVPGIGEDIAGWVSYGTAKRASKHPEEYGNGSVEAVICTETANNACIGGAMIPLLSLGVPGSPPAAMLLGALMLHGVNPGPMLTFENPEFIPNITAILLLASVAMWICGMLLAKQVVKVLRIPTSIFMPIIGLLCIIGSYAIGLNEFNLYLMLIVGVIAYILTEQGYPIAPLVIGVILGPMCDENLRRALMVSQGSLAPIFQRPVALLLFLVIVATILSSTGMFAKVKEKFSKK, from the coding sequence ATGCAAATGTTGGAATCACTGCTCTCTTTTATAGTACAAATTGGTTATTTGCTGACAGATCCTATTGGTTTACTCGTCCTCTTCGGGTCGGTGATCATGGGTATCATATTTGGTGCTACCCCAGGACTAACGGCCACCCTTGGTGTTGCACTATTGACCACACTCACCTATGGCATGAATACCTCAACAGCCATGATTGCCTTGATGGGCATCTATGTAGGAGGAGTGTATGGAGGATCATACACGGCAATCTTGGTGAATATCCCTGGCACAGCGGCATCGGCCGCTACAGCAATGGATGGATATCCATTAGCTTGCAAAGGGTTTGCAGGAAGAGCCTTGGGGCTCACCACCACTGCCTCAGCCATTGGAACATTCATCGGCATGTTCTTTGTGATCACCCTGTCTCCGGTAATCTCTGAGCTGGCACTGCAGTTCACTTCCTTTGAGTTTTTCCTTCTTGCACTTTTCGGCATTATCATCAGTGGATCACTCACAAGCCCTGATCTTGTCTACAAGGGATGGATAGCAGGATTCCTTGGATTATTTCTATCAGTAATTGGACGAGACAGTCTGCAAGTGTACCCAAGATTCACCTTTGGTATCTCTCAACTTGATAGTGGTATTGAAGTAGTACCTGTGCTTATAGGTGCATTTGGAATCCCTCAAATAATGAGCGTTCTCAAGGATAATTTTTCAGTTACTGGGATGAAAAGCATCGGAAAGATCCTTCCGGACTTCAAGACTATCTTCAAGCATATTCCCGTTATTCTCCGGTCAAGCATGATCGGTGTTGGAATCGGATCTGTCCCTGGGATTGGTGAGGATATTGCAGGTTGGGTTTCTTATGGCACAGCGAAAAGAGCTTCAAAACATCCTGAAGAATATGGTAATGGATCGGTAGAGGCAGTTATTTGTACGGAAACAGCAAATAATGCATGTATTGGGGGAGCAATGATTCCCTTATTAAGCCTTGGTGTCCCTGGAAGTCCACCCGCAGCGATGCTCCTTGGAGCCCTGATGCTTCATGGTGTCAATCCAGGTCCAATGCTTACCTTTGAAAACCCTGAATTCATACCTAACATCACCGCAATTCTCTTGCTTGCATCAGTAGCTATGTGGATATGTGGAATGCTACTTGCGAAACAGGTGGTAAAAGTACTGAGAATCCCCACCTCGATTTTCATGCCGATTATTGGACTTCTCTGCATTATTGGCTCCTACGCAATAGGCTTGAATGAGTTCAATCTTTACTTGATGCTCATTGTTGGTGTTATTGCATATATTCTTACAGAACAGGGATATCCAATTGCACCATTGGTGATTGGTGTAATACTAGGCCCCATGTGTGATGAAAACCTAAGACGCGCTTTGATGGTATCACAGGGGAGCTTGGCTCCAATTTTCCAACGACCAGTAGCCTTACTCCTTTTCCTGGTTATCGTTGCTACCATTCTTAGTAGTACGGGGATGTTCGCAAAAGTAAAAGAGAAGTTTTCAAAGAAATAA